Proteins encoded within one genomic window of Spirochaeta isovalerica:
- a CDS encoding MarR family winged helix-turn-helix transcriptional regulator, translated as MGFYEETGILILGTRLKRLSERFLSEVGKIYEKLDISFEPAWFPLFFLLHKKGSLSVTEIADELNVSQPGASQIVSLLNRKGLVAMEADSFDRRRKIVSFTSEGEELLSELIPVWKTLESSMFELFHDGSEGFDVVRSFNQLEQKLNKFSFGDSVLDKLKM; from the coding sequence ATGGGATTTTATGAGGAAACGGGAATACTGATACTCGGAACCAGATTGAAAAGATTAAGTGAACGTTTTCTATCTGAAGTCGGAAAAATATATGAAAAACTTGATATCAGCTTCGAGCCCGCATGGTTTCCCCTGTTTTTTCTGCTCCATAAAAAAGGCTCTCTCTCTGTAACTGAAATTGCCGATGAACTCAATGTTTCCCAGCCCGGGGCGAGTCAGATTGTCTCTCTTTTGAATCGCAAAGGGCTTGTCGCAATGGAAGCTGACAGTTTTGACAGGCGGAGAAAAATTGTTAGTTTCACAAGTGAAGGCGAGGAGCTGCTCTCAGAACTCATTCCCGTGTGGAAAACTCTGGAATCGAGTATGTTTGAACTGTTTCACGATGGAAGCGAAGGATTTGATGTCGTCAGAAGCTTTAATCAGCTGGAACAGAAATTAAACAAATTCAGTTTCGGCGATTCTGTATTGGATAAATTAAAAATGTAA
- a CDS encoding PaaI family thioesterase codes for MKKIINPFVDLKQSTGYSCFGCSPSNNNGLKMEFLEEGDEIVSHWNPDRKFEGFLNILHGGIQATLIDEIASWVVFVKLKTGGFTSELQVRYLKSVMIDKGRITLRASIKEMEKNIAHVQVSLYDGEENLCSEGVASYFTLPEKIAVAKMNYPGIDSFYE; via the coding sequence ATGAAAAAAATTATAAATCCTTTCGTTGATCTGAAACAGTCTACTGGATACAGCTGTTTCGGCTGTTCCCCTTCCAATAATAATGGGTTGAAAATGGAATTCCTCGAGGAGGGGGATGAGATTGTATCCCATTGGAACCCGGACAGAAAGTTCGAGGGTTTTCTCAATATTCTCCATGGCGGAATTCAGGCTACTCTGATCGATGAAATTGCCAGCTGGGTTGTATTTGTCAAATTAAAAACCGGCGGTTTCACATCGGAGCTTCAGGTCAGGTATCTGAAGTCTGTAATGATAGATAAAGGGCGCATTACGCTGAGAGCATCCATTAAGGAGATGGAGAAAAACATTGCCCATGTTCAGGTTTCTCTTTATGACGGTGAAGAAAATCTCTGTAGCGAAGGAGTGGCCAGTTATTTCACATTGCCTGAGAAAATTGCTGTTGCCAAGATGAATTATCCCGGAATAGATAGTTTTTACGAGTAA
- a CDS encoding glycosyltransferase: MKSEKEAKNILKIAYFSDTFYPQINGVVSSLINLARSLADKGHKIYIVAPKVDKDFEEFSYPGITILRISSVKASFYEDFRWAKIISLKTYKVLKDADIDVIHFETPIGLGIMAINMARLLNTPLVGTYHTFISDPRYIKHWKLFKPTVLLQNISWFYSNQFYNRTDLTTAPSQSTIVELKENGCNPPLMKTISNGIDPAIFDNSRSDEVRKTYGLEGKTILYVGRIAHEKSIDILLTAFFKAAEIDGDMKIMIVGHGPQMDDIKEMIDRSPYKSRIILTGAIPHDELVVSGIYGACEVFATASETENQPMTILEAQVNGCVCVGVDARGVPGMIENGQSGIIVEKGDTEAMARAFLTILGSEEKLSSMKNKTLENVKEHFLPSVVEQWEREYRALISGFKGRYFKDKLFYPFKKAGELLSRPTEISQE; this comes from the coding sequence TTGAAAAGTGAAAAAGAAGCTAAGAATATTCTGAAAATTGCCTATTTCTCCGATACTTTTTACCCACAGATAAATGGCGTTGTCTCTTCACTGATCAACCTGGCCCGTTCATTGGCGGACAAGGGTCATAAAATATACATCGTTGCTCCTAAAGTTGATAAGGATTTCGAGGAATTCTCCTATCCCGGCATCACGATTTTGCGCATATCGTCCGTAAAAGCGTCATTTTATGAGGATTTCCGCTGGGCTAAAATCATCAGTTTGAAAACCTATAAAGTTCTTAAGGATGCAGACATTGATGTAATCCATTTTGAAACCCCGATAGGGCTGGGAATTATGGCCATAAATATGGCCAGACTTCTCAATACGCCGCTTGTTGGCACTTATCATACATTCATTTCCGATCCCCGTTATATAAAACATTGGAAATTATTCAAACCAACTGTTCTGTTGCAGAATATCTCCTGGTTTTATTCAAATCAGTTTTACAATCGGACGGATCTGACAACAGCGCCGTCTCAGAGCACCATTGTGGAACTTAAGGAAAACGGATGTAATCCTCCCTTGATGAAAACAATATCGAACGGTATCGATCCGGCGATTTTTGATAACAGCCGATCTGACGAAGTTCGGAAGACATACGGACTAGAAGGTAAAACCATTCTCTATGTCGGCAGAATCGCCCATGAGAAGAGCATCGATATCCTGCTCACTGCTTTTTTTAAAGCGGCGGAGATCGACGGGGATATGAAAATCATGATTGTCGGACACGGACCGCAGATGGATGATATTAAAGAGATGATCGACAGGTCGCCCTATAAAAGCCGTATTATACTCACCGGAGCCATTCCTCATGACGAACTTGTCGTCAGCGGGATCTATGGCGCCTGCGAAGTTTTTGCCACAGCTTCGGAAACGGAAAATCAGCCGATGACGATACTCGAAGCCCAGGTCAACGGTTGTGTTTGTGTGGGGGTTGATGCGAGAGGCGTCCCCGGAATGATTGAAAACGGGCAGAGTGGAATTATTGTTGAAAAAGGTGATACGGAAGCAATGGCCAGAGCCTTCCTGACAATCCTCGGGTCAGAGGAAAAGTTGTCATCTATGAAAAATAAAACCCTTGAAAATGTGAAAGAGCATTTTCTCCCCTCTGTAGTGGAACAATGGGAAAGAGAGTACAGAGCTCTCATATCCGGTTTTAAAGGTCGTTATTTTAAAGATAAATTATTCTATCCCTTTAAGAAAGCGGGAGAACTTCTCTCCCGCCCGACAGAGATTTCACAGGAATAA
- a CDS encoding TIGR03936 family radical SAM-associated protein: protein MKKINPSGELRRELLSVMKPGRYVGGEYGSRFYDEDQPLKVAICFPDLYEIGMSNNAIKILYNHFNNIEGVQCERVFAPAPDFEEILRDKDIPLYSLETGIPLKDFDIIGFSIGYELSATNVLTVLELGKIPLKVNERDEDSPLIIAGGPAVTNPLPFAPFLDAVFIGEGEHQIASLFPRLVEIKKKGGSRSDLFEALRSDASVWTEGKSDVVSRAVWGDFGRDYDKGSMLPVPTVDTVQDHGVIEIMRGCPNGCRFCHAGYFYRPLRQKDYKTIVEEAEHIIDKCGYRKITLSSLSSGDYKNLLPLVRNLNERFKDRGVSFQLPSLRVNSVTLPLLAEISEVRKSSLTFAVETPREDWQRGMNKEVPLDRIVSILKEAKEQGWKQAKFYFMIGLPTASGEDEIQPIIDFLTNLQDQVKMRFNVNVGTFIPKPHTPFQWGAQFTDEFAMEQIRRLRDGLKGRNIKLGFHSPFVSFVEGILARGDRRAGDLIEAAWAKGARLDAWDEYFKRDLWKEVIDEADWDVEKEICSPLDPESELPWDTISMGVGKEQFKKEYNRAMSYDLTDSCDNPCRDYCGVCSKDQKVRYPEGFDFLSEPIPPAREKGPVRRIILKFRKFGPAIFLGHLNVMHMFEMAFQRAGILMNFTQGFNPKPKMEFPHPLTLGISSEGEVMGVEIHYDGEELSDLVSRLNQVLPAGFEFTDCQLLPVPDEGRKYKSLMAQYWGSLYRLNTAESNISPVELYEKLKEQAEVQNVADDYRFEMNGDSIELLSQMNNKKMNNIIRLLELILGENPLKEGVELTRLKLYKKEKEGKSLFL, encoded by the coding sequence ATGAAAAAAATAAATCCTTCCGGCGAATTAAGACGGGAACTATTATCCGTTATGAAGCCCGGGAGATATGTGGGCGGCGAATACGGAAGCCGTTTTTATGATGAGGATCAACCCCTCAAAGTGGCCATTTGTTTTCCCGATCTCTATGAAATCGGAATGTCTAACAACGCGATAAAAATCCTTTACAATCACTTTAACAATATAGAGGGGGTTCAATGCGAGCGGGTATTCGCTCCGGCTCCCGATTTTGAGGAAATCCTGAGAGACAAAGATATTCCCCTTTACTCTCTTGAAACGGGTATTCCTCTGAAAGATTTTGATATTATTGGATTTTCCATCGGCTATGAATTGTCTGCGACCAATGTGCTGACCGTTCTCGAGCTGGGAAAGATTCCTTTGAAAGTCAACGAAAGAGATGAGGACAGTCCGCTTATCATCGCGGGCGGGCCGGCCGTGACGAATCCCTTACCCTTTGCTCCCTTTCTCGATGCAGTGTTTATCGGTGAAGGTGAGCATCAGATCGCTTCGCTTTTTCCCCGCCTTGTGGAAATTAAAAAAAAGGGCGGAAGCCGTTCCGATCTTTTCGAAGCCCTACGCTCTGATGCTTCTGTCTGGACAGAAGGAAAATCTGATGTGGTTTCCCGGGCTGTCTGGGGAGACTTCGGAAGGGATTATGACAAGGGAAGCATGCTTCCCGTACCAACTGTTGATACGGTTCAGGACCATGGCGTCATAGAAATCATGCGCGGATGCCCCAATGGCTGCCGTTTCTGCCATGCCGGGTATTTTTACAGACCGCTTCGGCAGAAAGATTATAAAACCATTGTCGAAGAAGCAGAGCATATTATTGACAAATGCGGATATAGAAAAATTACGCTCTCCTCCCTCTCCTCGGGAGATTATAAAAACCTGCTCCCCCTGGTGAGGAACCTGAATGAGCGATTTAAAGATCGAGGAGTGTCTTTTCAGCTTCCCTCGCTGCGTGTGAACTCCGTGACTTTACCTTTGCTCGCAGAGATATCCGAAGTGAGAAAAAGCAGTCTTACTTTTGCCGTGGAAACACCTCGCGAGGATTGGCAGAGAGGGATGAATAAAGAAGTTCCCCTCGACAGGATTGTCTCCATTCTCAAAGAAGCGAAAGAGCAGGGATGGAAGCAGGCGAAATTCTATTTTATGATCGGACTTCCCACCGCCTCGGGTGAAGATGAGATTCAGCCCATAATTGATTTTCTGACAAATCTTCAGGATCAGGTAAAAATGCGCTTCAATGTCAATGTGGGGACTTTTATACCGAAACCGCATACTCCTTTTCAGTGGGGGGCTCAATTCACTGATGAGTTTGCCATGGAGCAGATCAGAAGGTTGCGGGACGGGTTGAAAGGCCGGAATATTAAACTCGGTTTTCATTCTCCTTTTGTCTCTTTTGTAGAGGGGATTCTGGCCCGGGGAGACCGCCGCGCCGGAGATTTGATTGAAGCCGCCTGGGCAAAAGGTGCCCGCCTTGATGCCTGGGATGAGTATTTTAAAAGAGATCTCTGGAAAGAAGTGATTGATGAAGCAGATTGGGATGTCGAGAAAGAAATCTGCTCACCGCTTGATCCCGAATCCGAGCTTCCCTGGGATACCATCTCTATGGGCGTCGGCAAGGAGCAGTTCAAAAAAGAATACAACAGAGCCATGAGTTATGATCTTACTGATTCCTGTGACAATCCCTGCCGGGACTATTGCGGTGTCTGCTCAAAAGATCAGAAGGTGCGATATCCTGAAGGATTTGACTTTCTTTCGGAACCCATTCCTCCAGCTCGGGAGAAAGGTCCGGTCAGGCGGATTATCCTCAAATTCAGAAAATTCGGTCCTGCGATTTTTCTAGGCCACCTCAATGTTATGCATATGTTTGAAATGGCTTTTCAACGTGCCGGTATCCTGATGAACTTTACACAGGGATTCAACCCGAAACCAAAAATGGAATTCCCTCATCCTCTGACTCTGGGTATCAGTTCGGAGGGCGAAGTCATGGGAGTTGAAATCCATTACGATGGAGAGGAACTCTCAGATCTGGTATCCAGGCTGAATCAGGTTCTCCCCGCGGGATTCGAGTTTACCGACTGTCAGCTGCTGCCGGTTCCCGATGAAGGGAGGAAATATAAATCCCTCATGGCGCAATACTGGGGGAGTTTATACAGATTGAACACGGCAGAATCGAATATTTCACCTGTTGAGCTCTATGAGAAGCTTAAAGAACAAGCTGAAGTGCAGAATGTTGCAGATGATTACCGTTTTGAAATGAATGGCGATTCAATTGAGCTCCTTTCTCAAATGAATAACAAAAAAATGAATAATATCATCCGTCTGCTGGAGCTGATTCTGGGAGAAAATCCTCTCAAAGAGGGGGTTGAGCTGACCAGGCTGAAGCTTTACAAAAAAGAAAAAGAGGGGAAATCCTTATTCCTGTGA
- the rodA gene encoding rod shape-determining protein RodA, whose product MAGNRDILKFDVILFATTLALMLIGIFFIYSSGVNSSGVSVSNEWIKQIIWVVSSLAIIIFFSLYDYARFKMVSFYIYLVMVILLLFTLFFGRYVNGARSWLGVGPFGIQPAEFSKIAVIFYLGAFLDNNYKTIHTLKKFIQALVIIAIPMLLTLAQPDFGSAIVNVPIFLVMLFLAGARLKHIIYLVITGSLIIYFTVLPAWSEYIIQEEVMLVKVFTEMATMKYVLIALIVIMALAGAGQLLFRAGYYYWIIYFSSSFFISLLGAMGGRMVLKGYQIMRLIIFIDPQVDPQGAGWNMIQSITAVGAGGLWGRGFLQGTQSHLRYLPQQSSDFIFSIFSEEAGFVGAIVVFSLYILMLVRSLIIIDRSNDRFGVVLGGGIVGMIFFHVIINTGMAIGVMPITGIPLFFLSYGGSSLWTASMGIGILLSIYQRRYRN is encoded by the coding sequence ATGGCGGGGAATAGAGATATTCTGAAATTTGATGTTATCCTTTTTGCCACGACACTGGCCTTAATGCTGATAGGCATCTTTTTTATCTATTCCAGCGGAGTGAACTCTTCCGGTGTCAGCGTCTCCAACGAATGGATAAAACAGATAATCTGGGTCGTTTCCAGTCTGGCAATTATTATCTTCTTTTCATTATATGATTATGCCAGGTTCAAGATGGTTTCCTTTTACATCTATCTCGTTATGGTTATCCTGCTCCTTTTCACACTTTTCTTCGGCCGGTATGTCAACGGAGCCCGTTCCTGGCTGGGAGTCGGTCCTTTCGGCATACAGCCCGCAGAGTTCTCTAAAATCGCGGTAATTTTTTATCTGGGAGCCTTTCTCGATAATAATTACAAAACCATACATACGCTTAAAAAATTCATTCAGGCATTGGTTATTATTGCCATACCGATGCTTCTGACTCTCGCGCAGCCGGATTTCGGTTCAGCAATCGTCAATGTGCCGATATTTCTCGTCATGTTATTTCTCGCAGGTGCACGGCTCAAACATATTATCTATCTGGTCATTACCGGTTCTCTCATTATCTATTTCACAGTTCTTCCCGCCTGGAGCGAATATATCATCCAGGAGGAAGTTATGCTCGTCAAGGTTTTTACCGAAATGGCCACGATGAAGTATGTTCTCATAGCTCTGATTGTAATAATGGCTCTGGCGGGAGCGGGACAGCTTTTATTCAGAGCTGGATATTACTACTGGATTATCTATTTTTCCTCTTCTTTTTTCATTTCTCTACTCGGCGCAATGGGCGGGAGAATGGTTCTCAAGGGATATCAGATCATGAGACTGATTATTTTTATCGATCCACAGGTCGATCCCCAGGGGGCGGGATGGAATATGATTCAGTCTATAACTGCCGTAGGAGCGGGCGGTCTCTGGGGCAGAGGGTTCCTTCAGGGAACCCAGTCTCATCTCCGCTATCTACCTCAGCAGAGCAGCGACTTTATCTTTTCCATTTTTTCCGAAGAAGCGGGTTTCGTCGGTGCAATTGTCGTGTTCTCACTTTATATATTAATGCTCGTACGCAGTTTGATCATCATTGATAGATCCAATGACCGCTTCGGAGTCGTTCTGGGCGGCGGTATCGTGGGCATGATATTCTTTCATGTTATTATAAATACCGGCATGGCTATCGGGGTTATGCCTATTACGGGAATTCCTTTGTTCTTTCTCTCGTACGGGGGGTCTTCCCTGTGGACTGCTTCGATGGGAATCGGTATTCTACTTAGTATTTACCAGAGACGATACAGGAATTAA
- the mrdA gene encoding penicillin-binding protein 2, which yields MKGFMGSGAGSNVNRFRLIGVGVLFASIFLAYLIHLFSMQVINTLFYQKQARDVSKRSDIIPAQRGRIYDRNYDYPLAMNVDSFALALTPAEVEGISIEEMIERISSIINVSASELMRKVPRSSSNRYQAVEIVSGVSFDNVAYIAEHIDEFPGISWTSKPLRWYNETGSISHVLGYIGGITTSELQVLYNEGYSYDSVLGKSGIEKQYDRILRGTDGRRIKTVDVKGRNTDQADSIEPPENGMNLRLTIDRNIQLLAEKALGKRKGSVVVLQPSTGEVLALVSYPYFNPNLFSLPGPTNFGVLSLDPDFPFLNRAIQSQYPPASTFKLVLSAALLDLDAVDPEKTVTCEGEITIGNRTTYCHKKSGHGPVNLKEALAESCNIYFGTMGMEVLGIDNIATYAQYLGLAAATEIDLPGEVSGNIPTKAWKQSVYNNSWQLGDTYNAAIGQGFVTSTPLQVANEIAMIVNNGIAYKPHILKEVIDPLSGEVLERMEPEVLRTSPIRYETFQTLKENMRGVITDGTSNVVILNKQVEIAGKTGTGEVGSDENWHSWFASYGPYDTDNPEERVVVLTMVEATNDWEWWAPKAADIIYEGIFGNKTYEEVVRDFRKRRVWYSWDAHLEEDDNGGE from the coding sequence ATGAAGGGATTTATGGGCAGCGGTGCCGGTTCCAACGTAAACCGGTTCCGTCTCATCGGCGTTGGAGTTCTCTTCGCCTCAATTTTCCTGGCTTATCTGATTCATCTGTTTTCCATGCAGGTTATCAATACCCTTTTTTATCAGAAACAGGCGCGGGACGTAAGTAAGCGTTCCGATATCATACCAGCCCAGAGAGGGAGAATTTACGACAGAAACTACGATTATCCTCTGGCAATGAATGTCGATTCCTTCGCTCTGGCGCTGACACCTGCTGAAGTGGAAGGCATATCCATAGAGGAAATGATTGAGCGGATCAGTTCGATCATAAATGTCTCGGCATCTGAACTGATGCGTAAAGTTCCCCGCAGTTCCTCCAACCGGTATCAGGCCGTTGAAATTGTCTCCGGTGTGTCCTTTGATAACGTCGCTTATATTGCCGAGCATATAGATGAGTTTCCCGGTATTTCCTGGACCAGCAAGCCTTTGCGATGGTATAACGAAACGGGATCCATCTCACATGTACTGGGGTATATCGGCGGGATTACGACATCTGAGTTACAGGTTCTCTACAATGAGGGGTATTCCTATGATTCCGTCCTCGGGAAAAGCGGGATTGAGAAGCAGTACGACCGCATTCTCAGAGGAACAGACGGCCGCCGAATCAAAACAGTCGATGTCAAAGGGCGGAATACAGACCAGGCTGATTCGATAGAGCCACCCGAGAATGGAATGAATCTCAGGTTGACCATAGACCGGAATATCCAGCTGCTCGCGGAAAAAGCTCTGGGAAAGAGAAAGGGTTCGGTTGTTGTTCTGCAACCGTCTACGGGAGAGGTTCTGGCTCTTGTGTCTTATCCCTACTTTAATCCCAATCTCTTTTCGCTTCCGGGACCGACTAACTTCGGTGTTTTAAGCCTCGACCCGGACTTTCCTTTTTTAAACAGGGCTATTCAGTCCCAGTATCCTCCCGCATCTACTTTCAAGCTGGTTTTATCTGCAGCGCTGCTCGATCTTGATGCCGTTGATCCGGAAAAAACTGTCACTTGCGAAGGAGAAATCACAATAGGGAACAGGACCACATACTGTCATAAGAAAAGTGGTCACGGCCCCGTGAATCTTAAAGAAGCCCTCGCGGAATCCTGCAATATTTATTTCGGGACGATGGGTATGGAAGTTCTCGGAATAGACAACATCGCCACCTATGCCCAGTACCTGGGATTGGCGGCGGCAACGGAAATTGATCTGCCGGGAGAAGTCTCGGGGAATATTCCGACGAAAGCCTGGAAACAGAGTGTCTATAACAATTCATGGCAGTTGGGAGATACTTACAACGCAGCTATCGGCCAGGGGTTCGTGACGTCGACACCTCTTCAGGTCGCCAATGAAATCGCCATGATAGTCAATAACGGCATTGCCTACAAACCGCATATTCTCAAAGAGGTCATTGATCCTCTATCGGGTGAAGTATTGGAGAGAATGGAGCCGGAAGTTCTCAGGACATCGCCGATCCGTTACGAAACCTTTCAGACTCTTAAAGAAAATATGCGGGGCGTTATTACCGACGGGACATCTAATGTTGTCATCCTCAACAAGCAGGTGGAAATCGCCGGTAAAACGGGAACGGGAGAAGTCGGTTCTGACGAAAACTGGCACTCTTGGTTCGCATCATACGGACCTTATGATACGGATAATCCTGAAGAAAGAGTTGTCGTTCTCACTATGGTTGAAGCGACTAACGATTGGGAATGGTGGGCGCCGAAAGCGGCGGATATCATATATGAAGGGATATTCGGCAACAAGACCTATGAAGAAGTTGTCCGTGATTTCCGGAAAAGACGTGTCTGGTATTCCTGGGACGCTCACTTGGAGGAGGATGATAATGGCGGGGAATAG
- the mreD gene encoding rod shape-determining protein MreD: MIKRLLISSAFLFGIIIIQSTLFRYIAIYEVIPNLYLIYLVFTSFYNGGLHGTVCGFATGLVEDAVSISPLGFHSIIKTIIGSVYSSFNGLVILDRIVMPMAFVLIATVLNRLLAFGVISLFNLSVPVHSVFSRFFLIEIVYNTILTPPVFFIAHKIKDRLDGRRGL, encoded by the coding sequence ATGATTAAAAGACTTTTAATAAGCTCGGCTTTTTTATTCGGGATAATCATTATTCAATCTACCCTGTTCCGCTATATCGCCATATATGAGGTTATTCCCAACCTGTATCTGATCTATCTTGTTTTTACATCTTTTTACAATGGCGGACTCCACGGGACTGTTTGCGGATTTGCAACGGGGCTGGTAGAAGATGCCGTCAGTATTTCCCCTCTGGGGTTCCACAGTATCATCAAGACTATAATCGGCTCAGTTTACAGTTCTTTCAACGGATTGGTTATCCTGGACCGCATTGTTATGCCAATGGCTTTTGTTCTCATTGCTACAGTTCTGAATCGACTCCTGGCTTTCGGTGTTATTTCGCTGTTTAATCTATCGGTACCTGTACACAGTGTTTTTTCCCGTTTTTTTCTTATTGAAATCGTTTACAATACGATTTTGACGCCTCCTGTTTTTTTTATAGCTCATAAAATCAAGGATCGCCTTGACGGGAGGCGCGGCTTATGA
- the mreC gene encoding rod shape-determining protein MreC, whose product MPKKQNWGGKRNSRALKIVIALAMIVSASLFISFTESNILGAVKNGGLTVVSFFQKGVTSLAGGVRSQINAISELRELQNAYDEALALLNEYTGVERYVAELKRENEILREQLDFSGNLETRHIPCEIISNDPENFFASFVINKGSKDGIARNMAVTAYQDGIYGLVGKVINVGLSSSLIMPLFDSTSFISARLQGSRYEGLIEGTGGSGDYVLMKYVTKSARSEIALGDMIITSGMKTVFPKGLNIGRVSEIYSDDYATSLRIELKPVIDFSKLEYVFVITGQEND is encoded by the coding sequence ATGCCGAAAAAACAAAATTGGGGAGGCAAGCGAAACAGCAGAGCTTTGAAAATCGTCATAGCTCTGGCCATGATCGTTTCAGCATCCCTGTTTATCTCATTTACCGAATCCAACATTCTCGGTGCAGTGAAAAATGGAGGCCTTACTGTGGTCTCTTTTTTCCAGAAAGGTGTGACATCCCTGGCCGGAGGGGTCAGAAGCCAGATCAATGCCATCAGTGAGCTGCGGGAATTACAGAACGCATACGATGAAGCTCTCGCTCTATTAAACGAATACACGGGAGTGGAGAGGTATGTCGCGGAACTGAAAAGAGAGAATGAGATTCTCAGAGAGCAACTTGATTTTTCGGGGAATCTTGAAACGCGGCATATCCCATGCGAAATCATAAGCAACGACCCGGAAAACTTTTTCGCCTCTTTCGTAATCAATAAGGGTTCCAAGGATGGAATCGCCAGAAATATGGCCGTTACGGCTTATCAGGACGGAATATACGGCCTTGTGGGAAAGGTTATCAATGTGGGTCTTTCCTCTTCTTTGATTATGCCTCTTTTCGACAGCACAAGTTTCATTTCCGCCCGGTTGCAGGGTAGCCGCTACGAAGGTCTGATCGAAGGAACCGGCGGTTCGGGTGATTACGTTCTTATGAAGTATGTTACAAAATCCGCAAGAAGTGAAATCGCGCTTGGAGATATGATCATAACTTCAGGCATGAAGACGGTATTTCCGAAAGGTCTGAATATAGGACGGGTCTCGGAAATATATTCCGATGATTATGCGACGTCATTGAGAATCGAACTTAAACCGGTCATCGATTTTTCCAAGCTTGAATATGTGTTTGTAATAACCGGACAGGAAAATGATTAA